The following are encoded together in the Cyanobacterium aponinum PCC 10605 genome:
- a CDS encoding sugar phosphate nucleotidyltransferase, with the protein MNNKFVNQEKKITAVILAGGFGTRVKHLLPDIPKPMAKVLDKPFLEWIIRYLHQQNINNFLLSTGYLSTIIKNYFNTSLFDNLSIKCYEELEPLGTGGGFINAVKQDKSYTDYWLVANGDSLIFSNLKPFFECLNDDTVEGVILGLTVEDASRYGSLKFDDDYNLISFAEKKDGKGIINGGIYLFKNDVLAKFPQNNKLSFEYDIFPYLLSQGCKIKVHITSAPFLDIGTPETLIQAEKFIAENWQSF; encoded by the coding sequence ATGAATAATAAATTTGTGAACCAAGAAAAAAAAATTACTGCCGTTATTTTAGCAGGAGGATTTGGCACAAGGGTAAAACATTTATTACCAGATATTCCTAAACCGATGGCAAAGGTTTTAGATAAGCCTTTTCTTGAGTGGATTATTCGTTATTTACATCAACAAAATATCAATAATTTTCTTCTTTCTACAGGGTATTTATCAACAATAATTAAAAATTATTTTAATACAAGTTTATTTGATAATTTATCTATCAAATGCTATGAAGAGTTAGAGCCTTTAGGTACTGGAGGCGGCTTTATTAATGCAGTTAAACAAGATAAAAGTTATACAGATTATTGGTTAGTAGCAAACGGAGATTCTCTTATTTTTAGCAATTTAAAACCTTTTTTTGAATGTTTAAATGATGACACTGTAGAAGGGGTTATTTTAGGTTTAACCGTAGAAGATGCTTCCCGTTATGGTTCTTTAAAATTTGATGATGATTATAATTTAATTAGTTTTGCCGAAAAAAAAGACGGTAAAGGTATAATTAATGGCGGAATATATCTTTTTAAAAATGATGTTTTAGCTAAGTTTCCTCAAAATAATAAATTGAGTTTTGAATATGATATTTTTCCTTATTTACTAAGTCAAGGTTGTAAGATAAAAGTTCATATTACTTCTGCTCCTTTTTTAGATATTGGTACACCTGAAACTTTAATTCAAGCAGAAAAATTTATTGCTGAAAATTGGCAATCTTTTTAA
- the folP gene encoding dihydropteroate synthase: MTQSLTIRNYHFEWGKRTYLMGILNVTPDSFSDGGNFCSVDNAVKQALKMVDEGADIIDIGGQSTRPGAKQITLEEELNRVIPVVQALRQKSDIPISVDTTRSEVAKEAIASGADIINDISGGTFDQEMLPTIAKLNVPIILMHIKGTPETMQSLTDYQDLIGEIQDFLQKQINQATNLEIKKEHIIIDIGIGFAKNYEQNIELLRAISQFKLMNFPLLVGTSRKSFIGKILNQDDPKKRVWGTAASCAYAITQGVDILRVHDVAPMYDIVRVTDAISRRLN; encoded by the coding sequence ATGACTCAATCTTTAACTATCCGCAATTATCATTTTGAGTGGGGTAAACGTACCTATTTAATGGGTATTCTCAATGTTACTCCCGACAGTTTCAGTGATGGGGGAAATTTTTGTTCTGTGGATAATGCGGTTAAACAGGCGTTAAAAATGGTCGATGAAGGTGCGGATATTATTGATATTGGAGGGCAATCCACTCGCCCAGGGGCAAAACAAATAACTCTCGAAGAAGAATTGAATCGGGTTATTCCTGTGGTTCAGGCTTTACGGCAAAAATCTGATATTCCTATTTCCGTTGATACCACTCGCTCTGAAGTTGCAAAAGAAGCGATCGCATCTGGTGCGGATATAATTAATGATATTTCAGGGGGAACTTTTGATCAGGAAATGCTACCCACAATCGCAAAATTAAATGTACCGATTATTTTAATGCACATTAAAGGTACTCCTGAAACTATGCAAAGTTTAACAGATTATCAAGATTTAATAGGAGAAATACAAGACTTTTTACAAAAACAAATTAATCAAGCAACTAACTTAGAAATAAAAAAAGAACATATTATTATCGATATTGGTATTGGTTTCGCAAAAAACTATGAGCAAAATATAGAATTACTAAGAGCAATTAGTCAATTTAAATTAATGAATTTTCCCCTGTTAGTGGGAACATCGAGAAAAAGTTTTATCGGCAAAATTTTAAACCAAGACGATCCCAAAAAACGAGTTTGGGGAACTGCCGCCAGTTGTGCTTATGCTATTACTCAAGGAGTAGATATTCTCAGAGTTCATGACGTTGCACCTATGTACGATATTGTCAGAGTAACAGATGCTATATCCCGAAGACTAAATTAA
- a CDS encoding DUF3531 family protein, translating into MEINFREFNPFDLWIWLEFDHVPSEMEKQYVEELFNSWFYIGKLGGFNAENLQIQDTGIDISYLQYDYDFADNAMMSPMHNMGEFEYVGNWGRCWFDLGTSDLIALDVLINSLRELAKEYVGIIQLIIGGENEDWTVEKRNDFDD; encoded by the coding sequence ATGGAAATAAACTTCAGAGAATTTAACCCTTTCGATTTATGGATTTGGTTAGAGTTTGATCATGTTCCCTCAGAAATGGAAAAGCAATATGTAGAAGAATTATTTAATTCGTGGTTTTATATTGGTAAATTAGGGGGTTTTAACGCAGAAAATTTACAAATTCAAGATACGGGAATTGATATTAGTTACCTACAGTATGATTATGATTTTGCGGACAACGCCATGATGTCTCCTATGCACAATATGGGAGAATTTGAGTATGTGGGTAATTGGGGAAGATGTTGGTTTGATTTAGGCACAAGTGACTTAATTGCTCTTGATGTTTTAATCAATTCTCTCCGGGAATTAGCAAAAGAATATGTTGGCATTATTCAGTTAATTATTGGCGGTGAAAATGAGGATTGGACAGTAGAAAAAAGAAATGATTTTGATGATTAA
- a CDS encoding acetolactate synthase large subunit gives MNTAELLIKCLENEGVEYIFGLPGEENLHILEALKESSIQFITTRHEQGAAFMADVYGRLTGKAGVCLSTLGPGATNLMTGVADANLDGAPLVAITGQVGTDRMHIESHQYLDLVAMFAPVTKWNKQIVRPGITPEVVRKAFKVAEKEKPGAVHIDLPENIAAMEVQGSPLRIDNREKIYASFKSVNSAAVAIAKAKNPLILAGNGTIRAKAADALTQFATELNIPVANTFMGKGTIPYLHPLALWTVGLQQRDFITCAFEKSDLVIAIGYDLIEYSPKRWNPDGTIPIVHIAETSAEIDSSYIPTVEVIGDISDALNEIIKRCDRTSKPLPFAATLKQEIREDYEQYAHDEGFPIKPQKIIYDLRQVMGSEDIVISDVGAHKMWMARHYHSEAPNTCIISNGFAAMGIAIPGAIAAKLVHPDKKVVAVTGDGGFMMNCQELETALRAKTPFVTLIFNDNGYGLIGWKQMNQFGATSFVDFGNPDFVKFAESMGLKGYRVESSEDLIPTLKTALEDNVPAVIDCPVDYRENIRFSRKSGDLSCPIWE, from the coding sequence ATGAACACGGCAGAATTATTAATCAAATGCTTGGAAAATGAAGGAGTTGAATATATTTTCGGCTTGCCCGGAGAGGAAAATCTGCATATTCTTGAAGCCTTAAAGGAATCCTCCATTCAATTTATCACCACTCGCCACGAACAGGGAGCGGCTTTTATGGCTGATGTATATGGACGTTTAACGGGCAAAGCAGGGGTTTGTCTTTCCACCCTCGGACCAGGGGCGACAAATTTAATGACGGGGGTTGCTGATGCCAATTTAGATGGAGCTCCTTTGGTAGCAATCACAGGGCAGGTGGGGACTGATCGTATGCACATCGAGTCACATCAATACCTCGATCTTGTGGCGATGTTCGCTCCTGTCACTAAATGGAATAAGCAAATTGTACGACCGGGTATAACTCCTGAAGTAGTAAGGAAGGCTTTTAAGGTAGCGGAGAAGGAAAAACCCGGGGCGGTACATATTGATTTACCTGAAAATATTGCGGCGATGGAGGTTCAAGGTTCTCCTTTACGTATCGATAATCGAGAAAAAATCTATGCTTCTTTTAAAAGTGTTAATAGTGCGGCAGTGGCGATCGCAAAAGCTAAAAATCCGTTAATTTTGGCAGGAAATGGCACAATTCGAGCAAAAGCGGCGGATGCGTTAACCCAGTTCGCTACAGAGTTAAATATTCCCGTTGCGAATACGTTTATGGGTAAAGGTACAATTCCCTATCTTCACCCTCTTGCATTATGGACAGTAGGTTTACAACAGAGAGATTTTATTACCTGCGCTTTTGAAAAAAGTGATTTGGTGATTGCGATTGGTTATGATTTAATTGAATATTCTCCAAAACGCTGGAATCCCGATGGCACAATTCCCATTGTTCACATTGCTGAAACTTCTGCTGAAATTGATAGTAGTTATATTCCTACGGTGGAAGTAATTGGGGATATTAGCGATGCTTTAAATGAAATTATTAAAAGATGCGATCGCACTTCTAAACCTTTACCTTTTGCGGCCACTCTCAAACAGGAAATTCGGGAAGACTACGAACAATATGCCCATGATGAGGGATTTCCCATCAAACCGCAAAAAATTATCTATGATCTAAGACAGGTAATGGGTTCTGAAGATATAGTTATTTCTGATGTGGGAGCTCATAAAATGTGGATGGCAAGACACTACCACAGTGAAGCCCCTAATACTTGTATTATTTCCAACGGTTTTGCAGCTATGGGTATCGCTATTCCCGGTGCGATCGCCGCTAAGTTAGTTCACCCTGATAAAAAAGTAGTAGCAGTAACGGGAGATGGGGGCTTTATGATGAATTGCCAAGAATTAGAAACCGCCTTAAGGGCAAAAACTCCCTTTGTGACATTGATATTTAACGATAATGGATATGGCTTAATTGGTTGGAAACAAATGAATCAATTTGGTGCGACAAGTTTTGTTGATTTTGGTAATCCAGACTTCGTTAAATTTGCCGAGAGTATGGGTTTAAAAGGCTATCGTGTGGAATCCTCCGAAGACCTCATTCCTACCCTTAAAACTGCCCTTGAAGACAATGTTCCTGCGGTGATAGATTGCCCTGTGGATTATCGTGAAAATATCCGTTTTTCTCGTAAGTCAGGGGACTTAAGTTGTCCGATATGGGAATAA
- a CDS encoding ComF family protein, which produces MLNNFLSLFLKDNCPLCQRTAEKIICSYCQQKIDLCQLDSSQELTSDNFLIFAWGKYDGTLKRAIASLKYNGNRNLGVLMGQWLGKKWLDSGNKEKYKKLTVIPIPLHPEKLKQRGFNQAELIARGFTRITGYSLKPNLLQRVKDTTAMFGLNPSARKKNISKAFEIGKDLATINKSYPTLIVDDIYTTGTTVNEARQVLTKHKLLSVGVATLSKVNSE; this is translated from the coding sequence ATGTTAAATAATTTTTTGTCGTTATTTTTAAAGGATAATTGTCCCCTTTGTCAACGCACAGCAGAAAAGATTATTTGTTCTTATTGTCAACAAAAAATAGATCTTTGTCAACTGGACTCTTCCCAAGAATTAACATCTGATAATTTTCTTATTTTTGCATGGGGAAAATATGATGGCACATTAAAAAGAGCGATCGCATCTTTAAAGTATAATGGCAATAGAAATTTAGGGGTGTTAATGGGTCAATGGTTAGGAAAAAAATGGCTTGATTCGGGAAACAAAGAGAAATATAAAAAATTAACAGTAATTCCGATTCCTCTACACCCTGAAAAATTGAAACAAAGGGGATTCAATCAAGCCGAATTAATCGCTCGTGGTTTTACTCGAATTACAGGTTATTCTCTTAAGCCAAATCTTTTACAAAGAGTGAAAGATACAACAGCAATGTTTGGTTTAAATCCCTCTGCTAGAAAGAAAAATATCTCAAAGGCTTTTGAAATAGGGAAGGATTTAGCCACAATAAATAAAAGTTACCCAACCCTAATCGTAGATGACATTTACACCACAGGCACCACCGTTAATGAAGCCCGACAAGTTTTAACTAAACACAAATTACTATCGGTAGGAGTAGCTACTCTCTCTAAAGTGAATAGTGAATAA
- a CDS encoding phycobiliprotein lyase, translating into MDINNFLDKFVGDWFSQRTTYHLPQNQVDNAKANVTLTLLTADDSKITQLANQYHFNLDLSLGAFGVAAPLVLASSWDNSPDWGKPKQTGESLMLIFRSENDLNKGNIVRITNSSEIVKGEYVLAEDESLILRIIKDDQYLEERINFASDNLRLRNTIFKHNNQVRQTCFYSEIKRVVKKED; encoded by the coding sequence ATGGATATTAATAATTTTTTAGATAAATTTGTTGGTGATTGGTTTTCTCAACGCACTACTTATCATCTTCCTCAAAATCAAGTAGATAATGCAAAAGCTAATGTTACTCTTACTCTTTTAACTGCTGATGATAGCAAAATAACTCAGTTAGCTAACCAATATCATTTTAATCTCGATTTAAGTTTAGGTGCGTTCGGCGTAGCCGCACCCTTGGTGCTCGCATCTAGTTGGGATAATTCACCTGATTGGGGAAAACCAAAACAAACAGGAGAAAGTTTAATGTTAATATTCCGTTCTGAAAATGATCTCAATAAGGGTAATATTGTCAGAATTACTAACTCATCGGAAATAGTTAAAGGAGAATATGTTTTAGCAGAGGATGAGTCATTAATTTTAAGAATAATAAAAGATGATCAATACCTTGAGGAAAGAATTAATTTTGCCAGTGATAATTTACGCCTAAGAAATACTATTTTCAAACACAATAATCAAGTACGGCAGACTTGCTTTTATTCCGAAATCAAAAGAGTAGTTAAAAAAGAAGATTAG
- the tpiA gene encoding triose-phosphate isomerase, with the protein MRQIIIAGNWKMHKTQTESLEFLQGFLSHLEDTPEERETVLCVPFTCLNFMSKNLHGSRVKLGAQNIHWADQGAFTGEISGEMLKEFGINYVIVGHSERRQYFGETDETVNARLLAAQKHGLTPILCVGESKAQRDAGETEAVISAQIEKDLVNVDQNNLVIAYEPIWAIGTGDTCEAAEANRVIGLIRSQLTNKNVTIQYGGSVNPKNVDEIMAQPEIDGALVGGASLDPESFARLVNYQ; encoded by the coding sequence GTGAGACAAATTATTATTGCTGGTAACTGGAAGATGCACAAGACTCAAACAGAGTCTTTAGAATTTTTACAGGGTTTTCTTTCTCATTTAGAAGATACCCCCGAAGAAAGAGAAACAGTGTTATGTGTACCTTTTACCTGCCTAAATTTCATGTCGAAAAATCTTCATGGCAGTCGTGTTAAGTTGGGAGCTCAAAATATTCATTGGGCAGATCAAGGGGCATTTACTGGAGAAATTTCTGGGGAAATGCTGAAAGAGTTTGGTATTAACTATGTCATTGTTGGTCATAGTGAACGTCGTCAATATTTTGGTGAAACTGACGAAACAGTTAACGCTCGTTTATTAGCGGCTCAAAAACACGGTTTAACCCCTATCTTATGTGTGGGAGAAAGTAAGGCTCAAAGAGATGCAGGGGAAACAGAGGCGGTAATTTCTGCTCAAATTGAGAAAGATTTGGTGAATGTGGATCAAAATAATTTGGTAATTGCCTATGAGCCTATCTGGGCGATCGGAACTGGGGATACCTGTGAAGCGGCAGAGGCTAACCGAGTTATTGGTTTGATTCGATCGCAGCTCACGAATAAAAACGTTACGATTCAGTATGGCGGATCTGTGAATCCTAAAAATGTTGATGAAATCATGGCACAACCTGAAATTGACGGTGCATTAGTTGGAGGAGCAAGTTTAGACCCTGAAAGTTTTGCTCGTTTGGTTAACTATCAATAG
- a CDS encoding adenine phosphoribosyltransferase, whose amino-acid sequence MDLKALIRDIPDFPQPGVIFRDITTLLKEPKGLKYVIDSLALECEKLENTPDYIIGIESRGFIFAPALAYHLDAGFVPVRKKGKLPADVHSIEYQLEYGTDTLEIHQDAIPSGSKVMIVDDVIATGGTAKATSDLVQQIGSELVAFGFIVELTGLEGRKKLPDLPCISLVEY is encoded by the coding sequence ATGGACTTAAAAGCCTTAATCCGAGATATTCCAGATTTTCCTCAGCCCGGTGTCATTTTTAGAGATATTACCACATTATTAAAAGAACCAAAGGGCTTGAAATACGTCATAGACTCCCTTGCATTGGAGTGTGAAAAATTAGAGAACACTCCCGACTATATTATCGGCATTGAATCAAGAGGATTTATTTTTGCTCCCGCTTTAGCTTATCATTTAGACGCAGGATTCGTTCCCGTACGTAAAAAAGGTAAACTGCCTGCAGATGTACATTCCATCGAATATCAATTAGAATACGGTACAGATACATTGGAAATTCACCAAGACGCTATACCATCCGGCTCGAAAGTGATGATTGTAGATGATGTGATTGCAACAGGTGGTACAGCGAAAGCAACGTCAGATTTAGTTCAACAGATTGGTTCAGAACTTGTAGCCTTTGGTTTTATTGTAGAATTGACAGGATTAGAGGGTAGGAAAAAATTACCTGATTTACCCTGTATTAGCCTTGTTGAGTATTAA
- a CDS encoding ArnT family glycosyltransferase, whose product MQFQQLWHKQSQKLWIVSLICIGIVCWLAFLMGLGNIGLIDKTEALYVEVARQMVLTGNWISPHWNGDYFYSYPAGGYWFLALSFKIFGISEWAARFPVALSAIASVFVVFYTLRYFGFIGEKPEINSPQLWLTAWIGAGIMALNPYWIAWGRVAVSDMLLSSFVGLSMLSFFLGYAQPEKPKQQTVYYCLSPILAAIAVLIKGPIGVILPVLGIGAFLIYVGKFWEIFWEIKPFRALTLFLLVALPWYIMATIFDGEIFINEFILESNFQRFTEVVFNHPGPWYYYIIWATVLMLPWSIYFPIAVIQLSCWRIQAVRQSARNSHLGIYAFAWFITTFVFFSSADTKLQGYTLPITPAVVIILALFWGEKLRENKNHKNKNNWLFIISSIVNILILIILAIASGISGKLVGEDPTAPTLAENLVKSGIPIMAAISWGTGAVFGIYLLFKQRLRKWLWSANFIAFLSFITLTFPPLIPLLDRERQLEFREISKQISQVIKPEEEVFLLGFTRYSTVYYSNQNINFIYDTSELKEFLKTQTMPSDTIIILGESNYLNNSEINNINYDILSEKKAYKLIRIDKKWIMSNEN is encoded by the coding sequence TTGCAATTTCAGCAGTTATGGCATAAACAATCACAAAAATTATGGATAGTTTCTCTTATCTGTATCGGTATTGTTTGTTGGTTAGCTTTTTTGATGGGTTTAGGAAACATTGGTTTAATCGACAAAACAGAGGCTTTATATGTAGAAGTTGCCCGTCAAATGGTGCTTACAGGTAATTGGATTAGCCCCCATTGGAATGGAGATTATTTTTATTCTTATCCTGCGGGGGGATATTGGTTTCTGGCACTAAGTTTTAAAATTTTTGGTATCAGTGAATGGGCGGCTAGATTCCCTGTAGCTTTAAGTGCGATCGCATCTGTATTTGTGGTATTTTATACTTTACGTTATTTTGGCTTTATTGGTGAAAAACCAGAAATTAATTCGCCACAGTTATGGTTAACCGCTTGGATTGGTGCAGGTATTATGGCATTAAATCCCTATTGGATAGCTTGGGGTAGGGTGGCAGTGTCAGATATGTTGCTATCTAGTTTTGTTGGCTTGTCCATGCTATCTTTTTTTCTGGGTTATGCTCAACCTGAGAAACCAAAGCAACAAACGGTTTATTATTGTCTCTCTCCCATTTTAGCTGCGATCGCAGTTTTAATCAAAGGTCCCATTGGTGTTATTTTACCAGTGTTAGGAATAGGGGCTTTTTTAATCTATGTGGGCAAATTTTGGGAAATTTTCTGGGAAATAAAGCCTTTTCGTGCATTAACTCTATTTTTGCTCGTTGCCCTCCCTTGGTATATCATGGCTACCATTTTTGACGGAGAAATTTTTATCAATGAATTTATCCTAGAAAGTAACTTTCAACGCTTTACAGAAGTTGTTTTTAACCATCCAGGACCTTGGTACTATTACATTATTTGGGCTACGGTATTAATGTTACCTTGGTCAATTTATTTCCCCATCGCCGTCATTCAATTATCTTGTTGGCGTATTCAAGCTGTAAGACAATCTGCCCGTAACTCTCACTTAGGAATATATGCTTTTGCGTGGTTTATTACCACTTTCGTTTTTTTCTCTTCCGCCGATACTAAATTACAGGGTTATACTCTTCCTATTACTCCCGCAGTAGTAATTATTTTAGCTTTATTTTGGGGCGAAAAACTTAGGGAAAATAAAAACCATAAAAATAAAAATAATTGGCTATTTATAATTAGTAGTATTGTTAATATTTTAATTCTTATTATACTTGCGATCGCATCTGGAATTAGTGGTAAATTAGTAGGAGAAGATCCCACCGCACCCACCTTAGCAGAAAATTTAGTAAAATCAGGAATCCCCATTATGGCGGCAATTTCTTGGGGAACAGGGGCTGTCTTCGGTATTTATTTATTATTTAAACAGAGGCTAAGAAAATGGCTTTGGAGTGCTAATTTTATCGCTTTTCTCAGTTTTATTACCCTAACTTTTCCTCCGTTAATTCCTCTTTTAGATCGAGAAAGACAACTAGAATTTAGAGAAATATCAAAACAAATTTCCCAAGTAATCAAACCAGAAGAAGAAGTGTTTTTACTCGGTTTTACTCGTTATAGTACCGTTTATTATAGTAACCAAAACATTAATTTTATTTATGACACATCAGAACTAAAAGAGTTTTTGAAAACTCAAACAATGCCTAGTGACACTATAATTATTCTGGGAGAATCTAACTACTTAAATAACAGTGAAATTAACAATATAAACTACGATATTTTATCAGAAAAAAAAGCCTACAAATTAATTAGAATCGATAAAAAATGGATAATGAGTAATGAGAATTAG
- a CDS encoding MFS transporter, with product MLKNETFMSTEKVSDNQQTSENYQQVNQHRPQFSFRQILNMNLGFLGIQFAWGLQMANMSAIFEYLGADAHQLPILWIAAPLTGLLVQPIIGNLSDYTWTPLGRRRPYFLGGAVLGAIALLFMPHSPSIWVAAILLWLLDSSANISMVPFRAFVGDLLPQDQRTKGFAIQSVMVGMGAISASALPWILSHFFQIDNTTNALHQIPLTVEYSFYTGAILFLGTVIWTVITTPEYPPQNLEKFERLQEQRGGIMSSIRESWQSLQNMPSTMTYLAKIQFFTWLGIFCFFLYFPPAVARNIFGATNQGSLLYSDGIEWAGVCFALFNGVCVIFSFLLPNFAKKIGRQTIHCLCLFCGGISLIALLFIHDKYILLFSMFGFGIAWASALVMPYAMLTESIPPQRRGIYQGIFNFFIVLPEIAVSLFFGWIMNYFLHDNHLLAVVLGGVFLIIGAGFTLPRVEGLKAIFPQSSN from the coding sequence ATGTTGAAAAATGAAACTTTTATGAGTACAGAAAAAGTATCAGATAATCAGCAAACATCAGAAAATTATCAACAAGTAAATCAACATCGCCCTCAATTTAGTTTTCGGCAAATATTGAATATGAATCTAGGTTTTTTAGGTATTCAATTTGCTTGGGGGTTACAAATGGCAAATATGAGTGCTATATTTGAGTATCTAGGGGCAGACGCTCATCAGTTACCTATTCTTTGGATTGCCGCACCTTTAACGGGTTTATTAGTTCAACCAATTATTGGTAACTTAAGTGACTATACATGGACTCCTTTAGGTAGGAGAAGACCTTATTTTTTAGGAGGAGCGGTTTTAGGTGCGATCGCACTTTTATTTATGCCTCATTCTCCCAGCATTTGGGTGGCGGCTATTCTACTATGGCTATTAGATAGTAGTGCTAATATTAGTATGGTTCCTTTTCGAGCCTTTGTTGGTGATTTACTGCCTCAAGACCAACGTACAAAGGGATTTGCGATACAAAGTGTTATGGTGGGTATGGGGGCAATTTCAGCTTCTGCCCTGCCTTGGATTTTAAGTCACTTTTTTCAAATAGATAACACCACTAATGCTCTTCATCAAATACCCTTAACCGTTGAATATTCCTTTTATACTGGTGCAATTCTCTTTTTAGGAACAGTAATTTGGACTGTTATCACAACTCCAGAATATCCTCCTCAAAACTTAGAAAAATTTGAGCGCCTACAGGAACAAAGAGGAGGAATTATGAGTAGTATAAGAGAAAGTTGGCAATCATTGCAAAATATGCCTTCTACTATGACTTATCTAGCCAAAATTCAATTTTTTACATGGTTAGGTATATTCTGTTTTTTTCTTTACTTTCCCCCAGCCGTAGCTAGAAATATTTTCGGTGCAACTAATCAAGGTTCACTGCTTTATAGTGATGGTATTGAATGGGCTGGAGTCTGTTTTGCTCTATTTAATGGTGTATGCGTTATTTTTTCCTTTTTGTTACCTAACTTTGCCAAAAAAATAGGTCGTCAAACAATTCATTGTTTATGCTTATTCTGTGGTGGTATTAGTCTTATCGCTTTACTATTTATCCACGACAAGTATATATTACTATTCTCCATGTTTGGTTTTGGTATCGCTTGGGCCAGTGCTTTAGTTATGCCCTATGCCATGTTAACCGAATCAATTCCCCCTCAAAGACGAGGCATTTATCAAGGAATCTTTAACTTTTTTATTGTTTTACCAGAAATTGCGGTTTCTCTGTTTTTTGGCTGGATTATGAACTATTTTCTCCATGACAATCATCTTTTAGCCGTTGTTTTAGGAGGAGTTTTTCTGATTATTGGTGCTGGTTTTACTCTACCTAGAGTGGAAGGGTTGAAAGCTATTTTTCCGCAAAGTTCCAATTAG